A stretch of the Clavibacter sp. B3I6 genome encodes the following:
- a CDS encoding DUF3073 domain-containing protein: MGRGRQKAKHTKIARELKSFSPNVDYTQLERELTTHGAVDEQYAAEAAKWDEYADEPDAYVPGDEQKRA; encoded by the coding sequence ATGGGGCGCGGCCGTCAAAAAGCTAAGCACACCAAGATCGCGCGAGAGCTGAAGTCGTTCAGTCCCAATGTGGACTACACGCAGCTGGAGCGCGAGCTGACCACCCACGGGGCGGTCGACGAGCAGTACGCGGCCGAGGCCGCGAAGTGGGACGAGTACGCCGACGAGCCGGACGCCTACGTCCCGGGCGACGAGCAGAAGCGCGCCTGA
- the purM gene encoding phosphoribosylformylglycinamidine cyclo-ligase: protein MTTKSSYAEAGVDTEAGDLAVQLMKEAVSRTHGPEVIGGFGGFAGLFDASALTRFRHPLLATSTDGVGTKVAIAQAIDKHDTIGQDLVGMVVDDIVVVGARPLFMTDYIACGRVVPARIADIVAGIARACSDTGTALVGGETAEHPGLLGPDDYDVAGAAVGAVEADSVLGSERVRDGDVVLALASSGLHSNGFSLVRHILQGAGIGFGDTSAELGGLVGEVLLEPTRLYTTPLLDVLGQPDLGPGVHSLSHVTGGGIAANLARVLPRGSYSEVERSTWSPPAVFRALAGIAGSTLESTEGTWNLGIGMIAVVDAAAADGIARALTTAGIPTWEAGRVAMGEAPAGAGFEQGAKGVDGGAVRLTGRYRD, encoded by the coding sequence GTGACCACCAAGAGCTCGTATGCAGAGGCCGGCGTCGACACGGAGGCCGGCGATCTCGCGGTCCAGCTGATGAAGGAGGCCGTCTCCCGCACGCACGGCCCCGAGGTCATCGGCGGGTTCGGCGGATTCGCGGGGCTCTTCGACGCGAGCGCCCTCACGCGCTTCCGCCATCCGCTCCTCGCGACCTCCACCGACGGGGTGGGCACCAAGGTCGCCATCGCCCAGGCGATCGACAAGCACGACACGATCGGCCAGGACCTCGTGGGCATGGTCGTCGACGACATCGTCGTGGTCGGCGCGCGCCCCCTCTTCATGACGGACTACATCGCCTGCGGCCGGGTCGTGCCCGCGCGCATCGCCGACATCGTCGCCGGCATCGCGCGCGCCTGCTCGGACACCGGGACCGCGCTCGTCGGCGGCGAGACCGCGGAGCACCCGGGCCTCCTCGGCCCGGACGACTACGACGTGGCGGGCGCCGCGGTCGGCGCGGTCGAGGCCGACTCCGTCCTCGGATCCGAGCGCGTGCGCGACGGCGACGTCGTGCTGGCGCTCGCCTCCAGCGGCCTCCACAGCAACGGCTTCTCGCTCGTCCGCCACATCCTCCAGGGCGCCGGCATCGGCTTCGGCGACACCTCCGCGGAGCTCGGCGGCCTGGTCGGCGAGGTGCTCCTCGAGCCGACGCGCCTCTACACGACGCCGCTCCTCGACGTGCTCGGGCAGCCGGACCTCGGCCCGGGCGTGCACTCCCTCAGCCACGTGACAGGCGGCGGCATCGCGGCCAACCTGGCGCGTGTGCTGCCCCGCGGCTCGTACAGCGAGGTCGAGCGGTCCACGTGGTCGCCGCCCGCGGTGTTCCGGGCGCTGGCCGGCATCGCCGGGTCGACCCTCGAGAGCACGGAGGGCACCTGGAACCTGGGCATCGGCATGATCGCCGTGGTCGACGCCGCGGCCGCCGACGGCATCGCGCGCGCGCTGACGACCGCCGGCATCCCGACGTGGGAGGCCGGACGCGTGGCCATGGGCGAGGCCCCGGCGGGCGCGGGCTTCGAGCAGGGCGCCAAGGGCGTCGACGGCGGTGCCGTGCGCCTCACCGGCCGCTACCGCGACTGA